TCGTCAATAACTGATCGTTTTGAAGTAGAGGAGCGCCGATAAGATCGAACACCTcctttcttcatttttcaCTTGTCttaatatgaaaataaacgAGATTTCagaatattttaaaaagtactAAACATCAATTTCGCGTTGGTCTTTACAGGTTGTTTGCTCGTTTAGCGAGACATGTTTGGCTTGCTTTTCATGGTGTACAGAATGGCTAGCATCACATAGAGTtcgtttattaaaatattgcATAGAAGTACTGTATTAATCGTTGTCTAAAAGTTGATTAACGACGCCTAATTTTGCTTAGATCACTATCAGTAATAATcattatttcaaaagcaTCTCAATTTCCTAGTGATTTACTTAATGCGAAATACGAAAATATTGAACAAATATTACCgttagaaataaaattaacattttaaGTAATGCTGCGAGTAACAAGATATTTGGCTGTTACGGTTGGCATGCTGATTTGTTTTCTAAAGCAATGCTGAGTCTCTCAAGATTGATAAACAATCTTAACTAGAAAACAATTCCACCTTTTAAATTTCGTAGGCAATCATCGTCAAAcaacaaaatatatattctTATGAGGATTCTTTTTGCACTACATATTACACTGAATAACTTAAGTCGTCAACGAAGTCCCGAGTGGCTCAATCGGTTTAGAGCGTCTGACTCTTATGATGGTAATCAGAAGGTTGCGAGTTCGAGTCTCGCCTTGGgagtttattttttcaatttttttacaatgaTACtacaatttttggaatgtAAAGATTACTTAAATACAAAATGGTACGTTTAAAGAAATACGTACTTAGGGAAATTATGATAAATTCAACTTATTTGAGCACTCAAATATCAAAAAGAATGAGTAGTTGATGAagtatcttcaaaatttcaaaaaacatGAACTTAGAGGCATCTGTACTGTTTTTGTAGACCATGGTTTATTAACatctaaaaataatgaaaaatagcAAAAACATATGGTGttgcattaaaaaattagtaacGAATATGAAAGCATAAACATATGGTTTAGCCAGTCCAAAAATAACCCAATGTCTTGTATTGCAAGACACGGCTACCTAACATTTTCCAATCGCTGTTTTTTATCCACAGCTCCGATACGATCCGAATGCGATTGTATATACAAGCACCCTTCCAGGCAACAAATTGAGCATCCATACTTCTTGGTGGAGGAATTACCGAAATAGTAGGGATGTTGGCACGCTTGGAATGGATACGCTCTTCCAGTAAATGAGCAAAGCCCGGGAACTGACCAGCTCCACCGACGATCAAAATGCTTGAGTAAAGATTTTTTGCCTTCTCATCACTTAAATTTCCATCACATGCACTAAATATACTCTGGTTGATTGCATCATCCAAAGGATATATCAGTTTctcattctttatttctgGAGCAGCAAGTGAGCCACAATATACTACCCGTGGAGGCTTGAATTTTACCGAAGGTGTCACCAAATcactttcttcttttttctcttcatcATCTTTTCCATTAGCTTTGATGTTGGATATCGGCGTAGATATTTGCAATAAAGTGGTTTGGGCAAGTGATTCGGGATTATTCGGTTGGTTGTCATATACATCGACCGGCACTGGAAACAAAGTATACCGATCATGaagtttattttcattttcaaaaatgtcaGGGCGAAAGAATCCAAGAGGTGCAAGCATTGTTTCGTCAAGGCTTttaaatgtaaattttCTAGTCCCTTTATCAGGTGTTCGCGAAAAGAAGCTATTCAATTGAACATTATAGGTTGCTTCACTTAGGCcacaatattttatttttaaagcattgGCTAAAGACCAATCATACGGAGTTTTTAAGTCAATATCCTGATACGGGAAATGACTTCTCATGAGTAATTTCATGAATAAAAGCGTAATGTCATCTCCTCCatagtttatttttatccttGAGTTGGGAACGACAACCCCTTCTTCTACACAACTGATGGATGTTTTCTGAGCGCCCATATCGACAACACAAGCAGCAGACATTCCAGCACCAAATGAAGTGCACAGCGATTCTTGGACTATGGCAGCCTTTCCAAAATgcaaatcaaaaaataaaatgtcTAATATTTTCTCCACGTACACTCTATCGTAGAGGTCTGGGACAATGAAAATCACAGAATACTGTGAGAGTTGGGATACAGGGATTTGCAAAAGAGAGGTAATGCtgtatttaaatatttcataAATGTCAGCCAAAAGCTGTTGAGAAGATGCGTAATCAGATTCGTTAAAGACGCCGCTTTTTATAGGATAAAACAATTTGTATTCAGGATATTCATTTAACGGTAGTAAAAATGcctaaaaaatataattagtATACTTGTATGATATAAAGTTAGAAAAGGATGCTAAGATTTAAACGCACCTCCTTCCCACAAATCACATCAACATGATCATCTTGTTCAAAATGAATCCAGTCTGGTTTCTCAGGATCATCGTCCGGAGGAACAGTCTCTggttttgaaattttattatagtTTTTAACAAGTTGAGTACCATTTGGAACGGAACGTTTCTTTTGGGCTTTTAGCCAGGACTTCAGTTCTGAATCGAGCAATTTTAGATTAGAGTCAAACTAGAAGAATTAGCACAAGTCTTCGATTGCTTCCACATATTTAATAGTTGATAAATATGTAAAGAATGAGTTTCAAAcacaattttcaaattactTCATTGTCTCTCTCGAGATGTACATACCTCTGAATCAAATGCTACGTTTCCATCTTCATTAACATGACAAATGTCTTTAAGTAAGCAACGCTCTTGAGCAAATGGGGCCCTCATTTTGCGAGCAATTACCATGGGAACTGTGGTAGGAGTTTTATTAGAGGCCAATCCAATGCGAAGATTTTGAGAACCAATATGCAAAACGATAGTTTTATTATCCTACAAGGCATTTTAGCTAACCCATAATTAAAGAAGATTTTATCTTACCTTTTCTTCTCCTAGTTCAGATTCTTCAATGccatcttcttcttcttcaacttgtgatttttttgagtcATCCTGCTTCGTGTCTCCATTAGCAGATTCCGACTCTGTTTCTTTAGCGTCTTTCTCTCCAGCGGAGTCTCGCCATATATACATTTGGTCATCCCTTTTGAGATATTCACTATTTTGGTTAATTTAAGGACTAAACAAGCGAATTGCACACACGTGTAAAAGTTCTTTTGATTGATAGGAGGAacaatttgaaattgagtaaatttaaaatcgATTCCCTCCTCCGTGTAGggttgttttcttttcggAGCCATCGCTTTAAATCACAGGGcttgaaaaggaaatttcgTTACGGTGTAGTTGGGCCAAGTCGTGTTGGTTACTTTGCGAAACTTGACATGATTAAAGGATGTGCGTGTGTAGGTAGGAATGAATTGCGACAAAGaggaattttaaaagaagaaagtgATACATTACAATTTAACTCATTTATTCATGCCTAATTAAATAAGTATGAAAAATGCCAACTTGAAAACTCTATTTGACTCCACATCCTATGTACTTTAAAAGCTTACAGTTTGTAGTTAGAGTTGTTTAAATTGGATGTGATGTTTTTGTGAAGAGACACAGATTATATTTCGTATTTTTTCACTTTCAATCacttctttgttttctacTTTGAATTGTTTCCTGGGTGAAGAGTGCAATGACTGTTACTGTAAGAACAATTGGCATATGTTAACGTTTCAAGGActtttgtattttattttctcttgTTAAAGATTACACATTACTCAACTTGAATTGTATTAGACACGGGAATTAACTAATGAAGCTACATTGGAATATGAATGATGTAAAACGAAAAAAGAAGACACATGTACAAGATTTACACTGTACTTGgttcttttaattttttaaattttaataataattattaaagtaCAAACAGCTATGAGATGGATTGATGTTAAGTCTATATTGTTATATACATGAACAAGTGTTGAAAACCGTTGATAAAATAAGTTATCgaattgtataaaaaatatatacatatatgtAATAGTAAAGCAACTCCCTGAGAATGCAAGCAGTTTATGGCTTTATTAACTAACAGTCCATTCACctattaaataaagatatGCGTAAACAATTCAGAACTTGGACCATGAACTTCTACATTGCTACATTTATCTGTCTTTATaaattaagtaaaaattgaGAAGAATTTGGTTGTGTTTATTAGCACTTTTATTCAATGATTTTAGCTagtattctttttttacaaatttttaatttaatttttgctCATGGTCTCTTAGATCTCAACAAAATTGACTGTATAGCAAGAACgatgaaatttctttaataaacTAGATTAGGCAAGCATTCATTAATCAATTTTGGattgctttttatttagttgGGTTATTTTATCTGTAGTAATCAACATACAAAatagttgaaaatttgcttaCCAAAAAATCATCGAATTTACTTGTTACAATgatataatgaaattggACTACAGTGAGTGAACATCGTATAAtgctaaaagaaaaggcGATTTCAATAGGTGATACAATCGACGCAAAATCCTTAACATCCATAATGATGCATGCATAAATACTGGGATTTTAGAATTCGtacaataaaaatgattaatcGTCTATTAGTGAATCCTCGGCTTTAGGGAATTGCGATCTTACACGTTATCATTTCTAACATCAGTACTAtggatttcttttaattaattaacgaAAATGAGCAATTTATAACGTACTTCATACCGGTGCGAAGATTAGACGCTCGTTTCCAATTTAGGGTGATGCTAGGAAGTTATATGGGAACGTGATCTCCTTGGGTATTTGTGGAAAACACATCAATGGTAAGAACTAGACTTGAAAAACAGACTAATCAAGCAGGAAAATAGGAGGCAAGATTATATTTTGAGGGTTAGATACCATAACCCTCTTCCTCCTCCGCCGTTTCCTCCAAAATTGATCAATATACCTAATCCAGTAAAGCAGTATGCCTTACCAAATTTTGTATCAACTTTagttcaagaaaaaaagattcccattgaaaatgatattgAATTGGGAATGCCGCTTGATTTGGCCGGAATAACTGGATTTTTTGAAGGAGATACCAGCTGGATGCATTCGGATCTATCAAGTGTTAATTTGGATCCTATTGACCGttcattattaaaagttgCAGGAGGCTCTGGATCCACGCACCTTGAGGTACCTTTCTTGCGACGCACCGAGTACATATCTTCAGAAGTGGCACGTGCTGCTTCCAATCGGGGAAATTTACGACTTACAGCATCTACTAGTAAAGCATTGGCTGAACAACGTGGCCGTTCGCTTCGCGAGGTTCCCAAACAACTTGAAGCTATTAATGAGAGTTTCGACGTTGTGCAACAACCGTTAGAACAATTGAAGCATCCTACCAAGCCTGATTTAAAACCCGTATCAGCCTGGAACTTGTTGCCAAATACTTCAATGGCAGGAATTCAACATTTAATGTTGCGCGTTGCTGACGATTTGTCAGAACGGTCGCATTCTTATAGTTCCTTGGTTAATCTTCAAGAGGGGCACAATCTCACAAAACGTCACGAAGTCGCTCTATTCATGCCTTCTTCTGCAGAGGGTGAGGAATTCTTATCCTACTACTTACCTTCAGAAGAGACAGCGGAAGAGATACAAGCTAAAGTTAATGATGCTTCTGCCGATGTTCATGAACCATTTGTTTATAATCACTTTCGTAATTTTGATGCTTCTATGCATGTCAATAGCACAGGGCTTGAAGATCTTTGTTTGACGTTTCACACAGATAAAGATCATCCTGAAGCTAACCAAGTTTTATACACACCTATTTATGCTCGTTCTACCCTAAAGCGCCGTCATGTTCGTGCTCCAGTCAGTCTTGATGCTGTTGATGGTATTGAGTTGAGCCTTCGTGATTTGAATGACGAGGAATCGTTGCAGCTGAAGCGTGCCCGATATGATACATTTGGTTTAGGAAACATAAAAGAtttagaagaagaggaggaGAAACTAAGAAGTGTCGAGGGCAGCCTCAATGAGGAACTCtctgaagaagagaaaCCTGCGGAATCTCGTGAACAACTAGAATCTGCTGAACAAACTAATGGAGTTAAGCCTGAAACACAAGCTCAGAATATGTCGGCTTCCGAGTCGCAAGCAAATTCCCCTGCACCACCAGTAGAAGAAGGGAATACACAGCCTTCGCCAGTTGAACAGCTACAAAATGAAGAGGATTAATCGTTTCatgtttgaaaatgaaacattatcctaaacaaataaatgatCTAATCGTGTCTTTCATGCAGCATACCCTTGTATATACAAAACAATGAAATAACACTTTAACCTTCGCAAATGAATTTTGTATAAAACTATATACATAAAGAAGTTGTAAAACTATCgtataaaaattcatattgCATATTACGCGTGGAAGTTCGACTATTTTACACAATTTACAATTCTACGACTAAATGACAGTTGCTTTGGAAAAccaataatattttctctTAACGGTAAGATTTTTGTTGACGAGCACGAGCACCGTGACCACCGAACTAGAAACAGTTAgtataaaaatacaaaaacaCAGTGAATATAGACAGGCAACCAAATGCTTCAGTAGACAAAGCACAAAAAAGCTTAAATGCGTTATGTCCAAAACTAAATAAAGTTGCTTGaaattcaataataaacaaaccTTCTTGGGCTCCATACGACGAGGATCAGCAACTAACAAAGTACGGTCATAAGTAATGAGAGCCTTCTTGAGTTCAGCCTTAGAGTGCTCATCAACGAACTTTTGGTAGTAAGCAACGATGGCCTTGGAGATGGCTTGACGGATAGCATAGATTTGAGAAACATGTCCACCACCAGAAACACGAACACGGATATCGACGCCGGCAAACTTGTCAGCACCAGCAACCAAGATGGGTTCGTAAACTTTCATGCGCAAGATCTCGGGTTGAACAAGAGAAAGGGGGGCTCCATTGACCTTGATTAAACCCTTACCGACCTTGCAGTGAGCGACGGCCGTAGCGttacctttttttccaaagcaTTGAACAGACTGCATGGTTGGCTCCTGTATAAGCTCTAGCACATTCAGAATGGGTTACTGTAGTGTTGCGAAAAAAAGCAGTCACGTTTGTGTTGACTACGAAAAAAAGTCCTCACCACCGAGCACCAACTTACCTTCCACACCAACTCACCTGAACCACCATGGCAATTCACGTTAAAGGACAGTTGCCCAACGCTCACTTCCACAAGGACTGGCAGCGTTATGTGAAGACATGGTTTAACCAACCTGGCCGTAAGTTGCGTCGTCGTCAAGCTCGTCAAACCAAGGCTGCCAAGATCGCTCCTCGTCCCGTTGAGGCTATTCGTCCCGCCGTTAAGCCTCCCACCATCCGCTACAACATGAAGGTTCGTGCTGGTCGTGGTTTTACTCTTGAGGAGCTCAAGGCTGCTGGTGTTTCTCGTCGTGTTGCCTCTACCATCGGTATCCCCGTTGACCACCGCCGTCGCAACCGCTCTGAGGAGTCCTTACAACGTAACGTTGAGCGCATCAAAGTTTACCTTGCTCACTTGATTGTTTTCCCCCGTAAGGCTGGTCAACCCAAGAAGGGAGATGCTACTGATGTCTCTGGTGCTGAGCAAACTGATGTTGCCGCTGTTCTTCCCATCACTCAAGAAGCTGTTGAGGAGGCCAAGCCCATTACTGAAGAAGCCAAGAACTTCAACGCTTTCTCTACCCTTAGCAACGAGCGTGCTTATGCTCGTTATGCCGGTGCTCGCGCTGCTTTCCAAAAGAAGCGTGCTGAAGAGGCCGAGGCTAAGAAGAAGTAAAATGTCTGTAGTTAATGGATCAGGCAGAACTGGagtataaatattttgtttgaatttgGGTAACTTAAGCTTTTTATGTACATTCGCAAACAGTATTGTATCCAGTAGCAGAAGTGGAAGCTAGTtcacttaaaaaattttaagtaGTTTCACTAAAATTCCTATTTGCATATAACATTGGTGGCTGTTTAAGAGCGTGGTAAATATTGTAGTCTCTTGAGTTTGTAAGTCGTACAGTCGTATTGATAGAATAACCTTgtaatttcattttgaatTGCAAGGGCTTTCATGCATTTTCTTACAGTATATGTAAATTTGTGTTTATCAATTGTTtccttttaataattgctttctgatttttataaatgtATATGATTATTTTACATAAATTGCGTGTGGAAAACTATATTTCATCAATGtcacattttttttttcagtttAGGATGAATGACATTTAAACGGCTACCCTAAGAAGTTAAGGGCTAATAATACAATTATTCAACTTCTCATGTGTTTTCGCACTGTTTCGATTAATGTTGTGCAAAATTTATCATCTCCATATCCCACGTCCCTGAGGAGTTTGAGCACCAGGTGATTACATTCAACATTGATAATATTCCTATTAAAATCGTTTGTATATCTTTTAAACATGAATTTCAATGGTACAAGGTCAATTAGATAAAGTTTGGTCTTGGTTATTAGAAAGAGATGCTTCGATATGGAAGGAGCAATCTACTATTGTgcaatttttgttatattgtcaaattaaatttgccatagtttttaaacaccattttttacctttaaGTACACATTTCAAAGCCTATTTGAAAATcgcttcaaaatttttttgcgcTTATTAGCGGATTGTAACGAAGAACATTATGTGTCTTAAAGCAGTCACATTTCATAGCTATAATTTTTCGTCTGTCTATAGTCCCAACGTGCCCTCTACTCGTTACTAACAGACGATAAAATGGCGGAGGATGCACCGGTTGTACAACAGACTATGCTTGAACCTGAGgtgcttttaaaaaagcgCAAGGTCAATGAGCGTACTCGGAAAGAACGTGTTGAGCAGGCTATTGCCAAAAAAGAGGTATGTGAATTGCTTGTTCTACAGGTTTGAAATATCCATAATATACATATTTAtatgaaaaagatgaacCTTTCACTCTTGGATTGCTAGTTTCGACGATGCTGCTCCAAAATACCATCTTTCGGCTGATTCATATATTTTGTATTGGTTAAATTTAAACCTTTGacttcatcaatttttatatattgttaaaaacattttactaattttacTCCAGGCCCAGAAGAAAAATCGTAAAGAAACCTTCAAAAGGGCTGAgacttttattaataactACCGCCAACGAGAAAGAGAACGGATTAGGTTAAATCGATCTGCGAAAAATAAAGGAGACATTTTCGTGCCTGATGAAACAAAACTTCTTTTCGTTATTCGAATTGCCGGAGTCAAGAATATGCCTCCTAAAATTCGCAAAGTTCTGCGCTTATTACGCCTTTCTCGAATTAACAATGCCGTTTTTGTGCGAAATAATAAAGCCGTTGCTCAAATGCTTCGAATCGTCGAACCTTATGTTATGTATGGTATTCCCAATTTACATTCTGTTCGTGAACTCATTTATAAACGTGGCTTTGGTAAGATCAATGGTCAGCGTATTGCTCTCTCTGATAATGCATTAATTGAGGAGGCCTTGGGCAAATATGATGTTATTTCCATTGAAGATATCATTCATGAAATTTACAATGTAGGCTCTCATTTTAAGGAAGTTACTAAATTCTTATGGCCATTCACTTTGACTCCAGTTAAACACAGTTTGATGGAGAAAAAGGTCAAACATTTTAATGAGGGTCGAAAGGCTGGCTATTGTGGAGAAGAAATTAACGAATTGATTAAGAAACAAGTTTAAAACTTTCTTTGAGTTCGTGTAATGACTTAAATTTTGCATTCAGatgaaaatgcaaaaatgtaTATTAGACTTTTTATAGGCCGTGGATTggaatttaattaattggGTTACATTATTCACTATCTTATTGATTTATTAGAACTACTATGTAACGTATCGTATGATGAGGGTAATTTtgtagttaaaaaaaactaaattattgataaatattGTACATTATATAATATGAGTGCTGTGTTTTATGAGGTTGTCACAAGCACCTGTAAATGTTCATAATTTTACACACCATAGCAAAGAAGGATTTTCCTAGTCTTCCTGAGAGAAAATGCCATGATAACTTTGTTCAGCTTGCGTTGGTCCAAATTCGGCATCATCGTTCACATCATTATTAAAAGCAGCAAGCTCGGATTCATTAGGAATACCATCTAAGAACAATGATTGACCAGCATCGTTTGTGGTTGATGGCTCCTTAATGCCATTAGTTTCGTCGCTTCGGTCAAGCGCAGAATTAAACATTCTGGATGAGTCACTTTGCTATAAAGTtaatgttaataaattattgtaCTTAGTACTAAAGCCGAATTACATACATCAGTTTGCCATCCAATAGATCCAGGGGGATTATGTGCTACAGCAGTCAATGAGTTGTTGCGCTCTACTGAATTGAACAGAGAAGCTGGTGTTGAACTGTGCTGCCATCTATTTCCCATCATAGATGACACCTCTTGTTCATCTGATCCAACTACAGTTGCAAGAATGAACTGCGCTTCAATTTCGGAATTTTTCCCTTTTGCAAAAGTTAAAAGTATCGGTTTTCCTGGGACACCGTAATATGCACAAATCGAGCTTCCCAATGCCTCTGCTAAAATGACGGCAGCACGAAATTCACGTAGAGAAAGGGTAACAGAGACTCCCTCATTAAGTGCGACGCGTTCAAATTCTTTACCATCAATGGAAACAGTTGTTTGGGTAGGTTGCTTCAAAATATCTCTATTATGTACGACCTCTTCTGTGAAACTTGTAAGTAAAACACGTTCTTGAAGTGGTTGAATTGTAAGCTCTTCCGTTCTCTGACCAAAATGTTCAGTCAAAtcttttagaatttttgagtttatttgaaaattattgtGACTAAGAgatttatcaaaaacaGCGTGTAAAGTTTGGGTTTGTTCatatgatattttatatgTTTTAATCACTCCTTGATGAATAAACGTTAGTAGagcaaataaaataataagacGGACAAACTACGTACCGTGCTTGCAtaagaatttaaatataatcCTACACTCGCTACCAGTAGAGATTGAGATTTGAACATTCTCGACAATCACATCTTTTCTGCTTGCAGATTCACTGCCATAACCGTTCTTGCTATTGGTAGTGACGACAGTCGGGATGAAATCAAAGATTTTGTTTCTAAACACAGATAGTATGGGCTTGACTTGCGTACGAATACGTATTGTAGGAGTCATCAATCCCGTCAACAGGACGGAATCCGGCTGAAAAATGTACTTGTCAAAAAAtgccttttttaaagtcaCCATGCTAAATCCTGACCTAGAAGAATTTAAACATGTAATCTCTATCTTTACCAATTAGTTTCAATGTTTAGTAAGGTTTGAAAAAAGTTCCAACACACCtgatttttgttaatttccCAGTTGACAGCATCATCGATTCTAGAAAGATTTGTAAAGATCCTTGCGAGGTCCCGAAGATTAACATTTGAAACAGTGAATTCCATTTTATATACCAGTACGTGAATTGATGTAGACGAATGCTGAACGAATAACGATAGTTTCTAGTCGATATGACGATTAATTTCTTAATTCATGCTAATAGAAGTAAATAAATCTCGACAATTTTTGACAAACAGAATTGAAACTGGTATATACAGAGGTAAATCTATAATGTGGTGTTTTCTAGCACCTGCTTTAACGCACTTATATTAGTATAGACACGCGCGCCGAAATTTGTACGAAAGTGTAATGGCCAACATCAATCGCAAAATAATCTGTATATACACAATGAATTGTAATAAGAAGAAACTTATAGCTGCTTTTAATTTGCAGCAGAAAGAGTTCAACTGTACATCATATAAACGTACATACTTTTATGCTTAAAATACTAAAGTGCACAAAAACTAAAACCTTCAGCCCAAGATAACCCTTTATTACTTGTAATTGCCCGACATTGTGACCATCTATGTAACCATATatatgttaaatttttttattaacctaaataattgtaaacgaaatatattataataGAACCAAAATCCGCGAATGCCCTTTTTAAAACCGAAAAAAGATATACtgtaagtaaaaataatcatGCACCCTAAATGTTTAGCACAGCTTGcgtatattaaaaaaaagacaaataGTGAAGCTTATCCAACACGCACAAGCTTATTTTCAACCGAAGAGAGAAAATCCGTCGTTGGAAGAGATCAGTTCATCATCCTTCTCCACGAAGTTTGAAGTATTTGTATCATTAGCTGTCTCTGATAAATCTAATTGTTGACCCAACAGACTACTAAACAAATCTTCAGTTTGTTCATCCGGCCATACAGTCACTTCAATGGGAGccataaaattttgtaatttaTCATGAACGTGATACCTTATTTTTCGACCTTTGGATGCCTTAGTATCAAcgttttctttcttctgtttttgcttttttgtAGCCATCCAACGAACAGTGCCATCTCGAGTAGAGTCTGCCATTCTAGAATTAATGAAATCCTTCAATAATGATTGATAAAAATCCGTGTCGTTGTAAATTTCGGGATTGAAAGTTTTGTTGTTAGGGTCACTGTAATCAATTCTAGTGCGCTCGACCAAATCTTTCTTGTTAATCATAGAATTTTCGATTTGTTGAACAATACTTTGATTTAGAGCCTTGAATTTGTTAGATTGCGAAATCCCTTGCACTGCTTGAACCCGATTATGCCATTTGGTTAAAGTATCATTTTTCCACTCATTCAAAGAGTCGTCAAGGTTATTCATTTCTAAAGCAATTTCTTCTAGACTAACAGgattctcttttctttttgatcTACTGTCAAGAATTTCCACTCCAGAGTCAATAAGTAAGTTTTTCCTCAGCTGTAAAGTGTGTTGAATAAAAGATACTAAACCATCTCGGGCTTCTACTTTATCACCTTGAAGTTGGTTGCTGGAAGAAAGAAGTTGACTACATCCTTTTTGAAGACGGATTCTAGTATCTAAAACATTATCGTAAAAACGCATCTGCTCCTTCAAAGCTAAACCCTTTTTCATGTCTTCAAGGGCGGATGTACGAATTTGATCAGATAGCTTTTTCTCTCCATttataatcttttttaaacgatCCATGTCTTTTTCAGGAATGGCAGAAGATTGGTCgtcatcttcattttcctcAGAAATTGATGAAGCTTCTGagcttgaaaaattttcgtGATCTTCTGAAACTGCATCATTTTCGTCTTCCTCCgaatcttcttcttcagatGGTGATGAAGATTGAGAGTTTAAAGAACCGCTATTAAGTAATTCCTGGCGAGAcgtttttcttcctttaaattttgggTCTAACTGAGGAGCCTGTTTTGAGCGTAATTTACTTTCACTATAAAATATGAAACATTAGTATAAGCTCAAATAcgcaaaagtaaaaattttgaacatACCTAACATCAACATAATGTTCTCTCCCTAAGGTatcgttttcttcttcgCTAGAGTCCTCTCTATCAGAGAATGCGTCCTCTAAAGCTTCAGGGTCTCTTTCTATTTATGTGAGTAAGAATCCCGGAATTTTTCGTTAATAACATACCCTGCGGTTGAGGGTTTAGCATCCCTGCCAATtcatcttttaaagaaactAAAGATTTATTAGAACCTAAAAATATCTTATTGAACTTACCTTTACCCATTTTGAGCAAATTTTGATGTGTCTGGGACTGGGTAAGTGAAGGGGTGTGGGTTAG
This portion of the Schizosaccharomyces pombe strain 972h- genome assembly, chromosome: I genome encodes:
- the rpl13 gene encoding 60S ribosomal protein eL13 — its product is MAIHVKGQLPNAHFHKDWQRYVKTWFNQPGRKLRRRQARQTKAAKIAPRPVEAIRPAVKPPTIRYNMKVRAGRGFTLEELKAAGVSRRVASTIGIPVDHRRRNRSEESLQRNVERIKVYLAHLIVFPRKAGQPKKGDATDVSGAEQTDVAAVLPITQEAVEEAKPITEEAKNFNAFSTLSNERAYARYAGARAAFQKKRAEEAEAKKK
- the rlp7 gene encoding ribosome biogenesis protein rlp7; this encodes MAEDAPVVQQTMLEPEVLLKKRKVNERTRKERVEQAIAKKEAQKKNRKETFKRAETFINNYRQRERERIRLNRSAKNKGDIFVPDETKLLFVIRIAGVKNMPPKIRKVLRLLRLSRINNAVFVRNNKAVAQMLRIVEPYVMYGIPNLHSVRELIYKRGFGKINGQRIALSDNALIEEALGKYDVISIEDIIHEIYNVGSHFKEVTKFLWPFTLTPVKHSLMEKKVKHFNEGRKAGYCGEEINELIKKQV
- the rps1602 gene encoding 40S ribosomal protein uS9, producing MQSVQCFGKKGNATAVAHCKVGKGLIKVNGAPLSLVQPEILRMKVYEPILVAGADKFAGVDIRVRVSGGGHVSQIYAIRQAISKAIVAYYQKFVDEHSKAELKKALITYDRTLLVADPRRMEPKKFGGHGARARQQKSYR
- the paf1 gene encoding RNA polymerase II-associated Paf1 complex protein, which gives rise to MENRRQDYILRVRYHNPLPPPPFPPKLINIPNPVKQYALPNFVSTLVQEKKIPIENDIELGMPLDLAGITGFFEGDTSWMHSDLSSVNLDPIDRSLLKVAGGSGSTHLEVPFLRRTEYISSEVARAASNRGNLRLTASTSKALAEQRGRSLREVPKQLEAINESFDVVQQPLEQLKHPTKPDLKPVSAWNLLPNTSMAGIQHLMLRVADDLSERSHSYSSLVNLQEGHNLTKRHEVALFMPSSAEGEEFLSYYLPSEETAEEIQAKVNDASADVHEPFVYNHFRNFDASMHVNSTGLEDLCLTFHTDKDHPEANQVLYTPIYARSTLKRRHVRAPVSLDAVDGIELSLRDLNDEESLQLKRARYDTFGLGNIKDLEEEEEKLRSVEGSLNEELSEEEKPAESREQLESAEQTNGVKPETQAQNMSASESQANSPAPPVEEGNTQPSPVEQLQNEED
- the arp8 gene encoding Ino80 complex actin-like protein Arp8; this translates as MAPKRKQPYTEEGIDFKFTQFQIVPPINQKNFYTEYLKRDDQMYIWRDSAGEKDAKETESESANGDTKQDDSKKSQVEEEEDGIEESELGEEKDNKTIVLHIGSQNLRIGLASNKTPTTVPMVIARKMRAPFAQERCLLKDICHVNEDGNVAFDSEFDSNLKLLDSELKSWLKAQKKRSVPNGTQLVKNYNKISKPETVPPDDDPEKPDWIHFEQDDHVDVICGKEAFLLPLNEYPEYKLFYPIKSGVFNESDYASSQQLLADIYEIFKYSITSLLQIPVSQLSQYSVIFIVPDLYDRVYVEKILDILFFDLHFGKAAIVQESLCTSFGAGMSAACVVDMGAQKTSISCVEEGVVVPNSRIKINYGGDDITLLFMKLLMRSHFPYQDIDLKTPYDWSLANALKIKYCGLSEATYNVQLNSFFSRTPDKGTRKFTFKSLDETMLAPLGFFRPDIFENENKLHDRYTLFPVPVDVYDNQPNNPESLAQTTLLQISTPISNIKANGKDDEEKKEESDLVTPSVKFKPPRVVYCGSLAAPEIKNEKLIYPLDDAINQSIFSACDGNLSDEKAKNLYSSILIVGGAGQFPGFAHLLEERIHSKRANIPTISVIPPPRSMDAQFVAWKGACIYNRIRIVSELWIKNSDWKMLGSRVLQYKTLGYFWTG